A genome region from Coffea arabica cultivar ET-39 chromosome 7e, Coffea Arabica ET-39 HiFi, whole genome shotgun sequence includes the following:
- the LOC113701025 gene encoding uncharacterized protein isoform X1 encodes MRLVSLRSFQIPAISSCSRLMAQSAGSSGGKRLVQVDISSDTVCPWCFVGKKNLDKAIASSQDQYDFKIKWHPFFLNPSAPKEGVNKKEFYRNKFGSQSEQIATRMTEIFKGLGMDYDMSGLTGNTLDSHRLLYLAGQQGLEEQHKLAEELFIGYFTQGKYIGDREFLLESARKVGVEGAAEFLEDPNKGLKEVNEELHQFSANISGVPHYVINGKYQLSGGQPPESFLRAFQMAAADAS; translated from the exons atgcgattggtgagTCTCCGCAGCTTCCAAATTCCGGCGATCTCTTCCTG CAGCAGGCTAATGGCTCAATCAGCGGGTAGCAGTGGTGGAAAAAGGCTTGTCCAAGTTGATATCAGTTCTGACACGGTATGCCCCTGGTGCTTTGTGGGGAAAAAGAATCTTGATAAGGCGATTGCTTCTTCACAAGATCAGTACGACTTCAAG ATTAAGTGGCACCCATTTTTCCTAAATCCTTCTGCTCCCAAGGAGGGTGTTAATAAGAAAGAATTCTACAGGAACAAATTTGGATCTCAATCGGAGCAAATTGCGACCAGGATGACTGAG ATCTTTAAGGGTCTTGGGATGGATTATGACATGTCTGGACTTAC GGGAAATACCCTGGACAGCCACAGGCTCTTGTACCTTGCTGGACAGCAGGGGCTTGAGGAGCAACATAAGCTTGCTGAGGAGCTtttcattggttactttactcaAGGGAAGTATATAGGTGACAG GGAATTCCTTTTAGAGTCTGCAAGAAAGGTCGGGGTAGAAGGAGCAGCCGAGTTTCTTGAGGATCCAAATAAAGGACTAAAGGAG GTTAATGAAGAGCTTCATCAGTTCTCAGCAAATATCTCAGGAGTTCCACATTATGTG ATCAATGGGAAGTATCAGCTGAGTGGTGGCCAACCTCCTGAGAGCTTTCTCAGAGCTTTTCAAATGGCTGCTGCTGATGCCTCCTAG
- the LOC113702076 gene encoding ultraviolet-B receptor UVR8 isoform X2: MDIDEIFGESRPVSLPTKSAVYVWGYNQSGQTGRKGRERNMRIPRQLPPDLFGCPAGGNSRWLDIACGREHTAAVASDGSLFTWGANDFGQLGDGTETGRKHPKKVRQLQSEFVVSVSCGAHCTAAIAEPRQNDGTMSVRRLWVWGQNQGSNYPRLYWGDFAPNTIIRQVSCGAVHVVALSEEGLLQAWGYNEYGQLGRGVTCEGLQGARVINGYAKFLDEAPELVKIVQVSCGEYHTAAISEDGEVYTWGLGSMGQLGHCSLQSGDKELLPRRVVALDGIFIKDIACGGVHTCALTANRALYAWGGGQAGQLGLGPQTEFFSCVPNESEVMLRNLPVLVIPTGVQLVACGYSHTLVSTRDGRIHGWGYNSYGQAANEKSTYAWFPSPVDW; the protein is encoded by the exons ATGGATATTGATGAGATTTTTGGGGAATCACGGCCGGTGAGTCTTCCGACCAAGAGTGCTGTATATGTTTGGGGCTATAATCAATCGGGTCAAACAGGTCGAAAGGGCAGAGAGAGGAACATGAGGATCCCAAGACAGCTACCGCCGGATCTCTTTGGATGCCCGGCTGGAGGGAATTCCAGGTGGTTGGATATAGCATGTGGACGAGAGCACACAGCTGCAGTAGCCTCCGATGGATCACTTTTCACCTGGG GGGCCAATGATTTTGGTCAGTTGGGGGATGGAACTGAAACAGGTAGGAAACACCCTAAGAAAGTAAGGCAACTGCAATCTGAATTTGTGGTATCAGTGTCTTGTGGTGCACATTGCACTGCAGCCATTGCAGAACCACGGCAAAATGATGGAACCATGTCAGTGAGAAGACTTTGGGTTTGGGGACAGAACCAG gGTTCTAATTATCCACGGCTATATTGGGGAGATTTTGCTCCAAATACG ATTATTCGCCAAGTTTCTTGTGGAGCTGTTCATGTTGTTGCTTTATCGGAAGAGGGCCTGCTACAAGCATGGG GCTATAATGAATATGGTCAGCTTGGGAGAGGTGTTACCTGTGAAGGCCTTCAGGGGGCTCGTGTAATTAATGGGTATGctaagttccttgacgaagcccCTGAACTTGTGAAGATTGTCCAAGTGTCATGCGGGGAGTACCACACAGCTGCTATATCGGAGGATGGAGAGGT CTATACTTGGGGACTGGGAAGTATGGGCCAGCTTGGGCATTGTTCCCTTCAATCTGGTGACAAGGAATTATTACCTAGGCGTGTTGTTGCTCTTGATGGAATATTTATCAAAGATATTGCCTGCGGGGGTGTGCACACATGTGCCTTGACTGCTAATAGGGCTCTATATGCTTGGGGTGGAGGTCAAGCTGGGCAATTGGGCCTCGGGCCCCAAACTGAATTTTTTTCTTGCGTGCCCAATGAATCTGAAGTAATGCTGCGCAATTtgcctgttttggtgattccaACTGGTGTGCAACTTGTTGCCTGTGGATATTCGCACACTCTTGTTTCTACTAGAGATGGAAGAATTCATGGATGGGGTTACAATAGCTATGGTCAGGCTGCTAATGAGAAATCTACATATGCTTGGTTTCCGTCTCCTGTAGATTG GTGA
- the LOC113701025 gene encoding uncharacterized protein isoform X2 gives MRLVSLRSFQIPAISSCRLMAQSAGSSGGKRLVQVDISSDTVCPWCFVGKKNLDKAIASSQDQYDFKIKWHPFFLNPSAPKEGVNKKEFYRNKFGSQSEQIATRMTEIFKGLGMDYDMSGLTGNTLDSHRLLYLAGQQGLEEQHKLAEELFIGYFTQGKYIGDREFLLESARKVGVEGAAEFLEDPNKGLKEVNEELHQFSANISGVPHYVINGKYQLSGGQPPESFLRAFQMAAADAS, from the exons atgcgattggtgagTCTCCGCAGCTTCCAAATTCCGGCGATCTCTTCCTG CAGGCTAATGGCTCAATCAGCGGGTAGCAGTGGTGGAAAAAGGCTTGTCCAAGTTGATATCAGTTCTGACACGGTATGCCCCTGGTGCTTTGTGGGGAAAAAGAATCTTGATAAGGCGATTGCTTCTTCACAAGATCAGTACGACTTCAAG ATTAAGTGGCACCCATTTTTCCTAAATCCTTCTGCTCCCAAGGAGGGTGTTAATAAGAAAGAATTCTACAGGAACAAATTTGGATCTCAATCGGAGCAAATTGCGACCAGGATGACTGAG ATCTTTAAGGGTCTTGGGATGGATTATGACATGTCTGGACTTAC GGGAAATACCCTGGACAGCCACAGGCTCTTGTACCTTGCTGGACAGCAGGGGCTTGAGGAGCAACATAAGCTTGCTGAGGAGCTtttcattggttactttactcaAGGGAAGTATATAGGTGACAG GGAATTCCTTTTAGAGTCTGCAAGAAAGGTCGGGGTAGAAGGAGCAGCCGAGTTTCTTGAGGATCCAAATAAAGGACTAAAGGAG GTTAATGAAGAGCTTCATCAGTTCTCAGCAAATATCTCAGGAGTTCCACATTATGTG ATCAATGGGAAGTATCAGCTGAGTGGTGGCCAACCTCCTGAGAGCTTTCTCAGAGCTTTTCAAATGGCTGCTGCTGATGCCTCCTAG
- the LOC113702076 gene encoding ultraviolet-B receptor UVR8 isoform X1, which translates to MDIDEIFGESRPVSLPTKSAVYVWGYNQSGQTGRKGRERNMRIPRQLPPDLFGCPAGGNSRWLDIACGREHTAAVASDGSLFTWGANDFGQLGDGTETGRKHPKKVRQLQSEFVVSVSCGAHCTAAIAEPRQNDGTMSVRRLWVWGQNQGSNYPRLYWGDFAPNTIIRQVSCGAVHVVALSEEGLLQAWGYNEYGQLGRGVTCEGLQGARVINGYAKFLDEAPELVKIVQVSCGEYHTAAISEDGEVYTWGLGSMGQLGHCSLQSGDKELLPRRVVALDGIFIKDIACGGVHTCALTANRALYAWGGGQAGQLGLGPQTEFFSCVPNESEVMLRNLPVLVIPTGVQLVACGYSHTLVSTRDGRIHGWGYNSYGQAANEKSTYAWFPSPVDWCVGEVRKLAAGGGHSAVLTDACSLKELCEFRLSDCVTLSNASKIEDVASRTGSDALARLCERLRAHRYDDGECNYDNDEFGG; encoded by the exons ATGGATATTGATGAGATTTTTGGGGAATCACGGCCGGTGAGTCTTCCGACCAAGAGTGCTGTATATGTTTGGGGCTATAATCAATCGGGTCAAACAGGTCGAAAGGGCAGAGAGAGGAACATGAGGATCCCAAGACAGCTACCGCCGGATCTCTTTGGATGCCCGGCTGGAGGGAATTCCAGGTGGTTGGATATAGCATGTGGACGAGAGCACACAGCTGCAGTAGCCTCCGATGGATCACTTTTCACCTGGG GGGCCAATGATTTTGGTCAGTTGGGGGATGGAACTGAAACAGGTAGGAAACACCCTAAGAAAGTAAGGCAACTGCAATCTGAATTTGTGGTATCAGTGTCTTGTGGTGCACATTGCACTGCAGCCATTGCAGAACCACGGCAAAATGATGGAACCATGTCAGTGAGAAGACTTTGGGTTTGGGGACAGAACCAG gGTTCTAATTATCCACGGCTATATTGGGGAGATTTTGCTCCAAATACG ATTATTCGCCAAGTTTCTTGTGGAGCTGTTCATGTTGTTGCTTTATCGGAAGAGGGCCTGCTACAAGCATGGG GCTATAATGAATATGGTCAGCTTGGGAGAGGTGTTACCTGTGAAGGCCTTCAGGGGGCTCGTGTAATTAATGGGTATGctaagttccttgacgaagcccCTGAACTTGTGAAGATTGTCCAAGTGTCATGCGGGGAGTACCACACAGCTGCTATATCGGAGGATGGAGAGGT CTATACTTGGGGACTGGGAAGTATGGGCCAGCTTGGGCATTGTTCCCTTCAATCTGGTGACAAGGAATTATTACCTAGGCGTGTTGTTGCTCTTGATGGAATATTTATCAAAGATATTGCCTGCGGGGGTGTGCACACATGTGCCTTGACTGCTAATAGGGCTCTATATGCTTGGGGTGGAGGTCAAGCTGGGCAATTGGGCCTCGGGCCCCAAACTGAATTTTTTTCTTGCGTGCCCAATGAATCTGAAGTAATGCTGCGCAATTtgcctgttttggtgattccaACTGGTGTGCAACTTGTTGCCTGTGGATATTCGCACACTCTTGTTTCTACTAGAGATGGAAGAATTCATGGATGGGGTTACAATAGCTATGGTCAGGCTGCTAATGAGAAATCTACATATGCTTGGTTTCCGTCTCCTGTAGATTG GTGTGTAGGTGAAGTGCGGAAGTTGGCAGCTGGTGGTGGCCATTCTGCAGTATTGACAGATGCTTGTTCCCTGAAGGAGCTGTGCGAGTTTAGGCTTTCAGACTGCGTGACTCTGTCAAATGCTTCCAAGATTGAGGATGTTGCTTCAAGAACTGGATCAGATGCCTTAGCTCGACTTTGTGAAAGATTACG GGCACATCGGTACGATGATGGTGAATGCAACTATGATAACGATGAATTTGGTGGATGA
- the LOC113701025 gene encoding uncharacterized protein isoform X3: protein MAQSAGSSGGKRLVQVDISSDTVCPWCFVGKKNLDKAIASSQDQYDFKIKWHPFFLNPSAPKEGVNKKEFYRNKFGSQSEQIATRMTEIFKGLGMDYDMSGLTGNTLDSHRLLYLAGQQGLEEQHKLAEELFIGYFTQGKYIGDREFLLESARKVGVEGAAEFLEDPNKGLKEVNEELHQFSANISGVPHYVINGKYQLSGGQPPESFLRAFQMAAADAS from the exons ATGGCTCAATCAGCGGGTAGCAGTGGTGGAAAAAGGCTTGTCCAAGTTGATATCAGTTCTGACACGGTATGCCCCTGGTGCTTTGTGGGGAAAAAGAATCTTGATAAGGCGATTGCTTCTTCACAAGATCAGTACGACTTCAAG ATTAAGTGGCACCCATTTTTCCTAAATCCTTCTGCTCCCAAGGAGGGTGTTAATAAGAAAGAATTCTACAGGAACAAATTTGGATCTCAATCGGAGCAAATTGCGACCAGGATGACTGAG ATCTTTAAGGGTCTTGGGATGGATTATGACATGTCTGGACTTAC GGGAAATACCCTGGACAGCCACAGGCTCTTGTACCTTGCTGGACAGCAGGGGCTTGAGGAGCAACATAAGCTTGCTGAGGAGCTtttcattggttactttactcaAGGGAAGTATATAGGTGACAG GGAATTCCTTTTAGAGTCTGCAAGAAAGGTCGGGGTAGAAGGAGCAGCCGAGTTTCTTGAGGATCCAAATAAAGGACTAAAGGAG GTTAATGAAGAGCTTCATCAGTTCTCAGCAAATATCTCAGGAGTTCCACATTATGTG ATCAATGGGAAGTATCAGCTGAGTGGTGGCCAACCTCCTGAGAGCTTTCTCAGAGCTTTTCAAATGGCTGCTGCTGATGCCTCCTAG
- the LOC113702298 gene encoding E3 ubiquitin-protein ligase At3g02290 isoform X2 — MGSVCCCLRDECEDFANPNSSVYRNCICLRCFLQNFFHMYTSLFHREDQHAVPSSTQGAASLSSTASLDNSLSDMYRSPPRPLPYDADPRYFRLQRDGLVSRREKGSSHAHEETEPLRRSEVDEDSEPLSTGGKWNNCTGVEESKEYNSRSSLKLSAAKTTTGFAHIYSSSEDEDVCPTCLEEYTKENPKIITKCSHHFHLGCIYEWMERSDNCPVCGKVLEES; from the exons ATGGGCTCTGTGTGCTGCTGCTTGCGAGATGAGTGTGAAGATTTTGCCAATCCAAACAGCTCGGTCTATAGGAACTGTATCTGCCTTCGATGTTTCCTTCAGAACTTTTTCCATATG TACACATCCTTGTTTCACAGGGAAGACCAGCATGCTGTTCCTTCATCCACTCAGGGAGCAGCATCCTTGAGCTCGACAGCATCACTTGATAACTCTCTGTCTGACATGTATCGTTCTCCTCCGAGGCCATTGCCTTATGATGCTGATCCAAGATATTTCCGTTTGCAACGGGATGGACTGGTCTCAAGAAGGGAGAAGGGGTCAAGCCATGCACACGAGGAAACTGAGCCTCTGAGAAGAAGCGAGGTTGATGAAGATTCTGAACCATTAAGTACTGGAGGAAAATGGAATAATTGTACAGGTGTAGAAGAATCAAAAGAATACAATTCCAGATCTTCGTTGAAGCTTTCTGCAGCTAAAACAACTACTGGATTTGCACATATTTATTCTTCTTCTGAAGATGAAGATGTCTGCCCAACATGTCTTGAAG AATATACTAAAGAGAACCCAAAGATCATTACAAAATGCTCGCATCACTTTCATCTTGGTTGTATATATGAGTGGATGGAGAGAAGTGATAACTGTCCAGTTTGTGGCAAG GTATTGGAAGAATCATAG
- the LOC113702298 gene encoding E3 ubiquitin-protein ligase At3g02290 isoform X1, with amino-acid sequence MGSVCCCLRDECEDFANPNSSVYRNCICLRCFLQNFFHMYTSLFHREDQHAVPSSTQGAASLSSTASLDNSLSDMYRSPPRPLPYDADPRYFRLQRDGLVSRREKGSSHAHEETEPLRRSEVDEDSEPLSTGGKWNNCTGVEESKEYNSRSSLKLSAAKTTTGFAHIYSSSEDEDVCPTCLEEYTKENPKIITKCSHHFHLGCIYEWMERSDNCPVCGKVMAFDETP; translated from the exons ATGGGCTCTGTGTGCTGCTGCTTGCGAGATGAGTGTGAAGATTTTGCCAATCCAAACAGCTCGGTCTATAGGAACTGTATCTGCCTTCGATGTTTCCTTCAGAACTTTTTCCATATG TACACATCCTTGTTTCACAGGGAAGACCAGCATGCTGTTCCTTCATCCACTCAGGGAGCAGCATCCTTGAGCTCGACAGCATCACTTGATAACTCTCTGTCTGACATGTATCGTTCTCCTCCGAGGCCATTGCCTTATGATGCTGATCCAAGATATTTCCGTTTGCAACGGGATGGACTGGTCTCAAGAAGGGAGAAGGGGTCAAGCCATGCACACGAGGAAACTGAGCCTCTGAGAAGAAGCGAGGTTGATGAAGATTCTGAACCATTAAGTACTGGAGGAAAATGGAATAATTGTACAGGTGTAGAAGAATCAAAAGAATACAATTCCAGATCTTCGTTGAAGCTTTCTGCAGCTAAAACAACTACTGGATTTGCACATATTTATTCTTCTTCTGAAGATGAAGATGTCTGCCCAACATGTCTTGAAG AATATACTAAAGAGAACCCAAAGATCATTACAAAATGCTCGCATCACTTTCATCTTGGTTGTATATATGAGTGGATGGAGAGAAGTGATAACTGTCCAGTTTGTGGCAAG GTGATGGCATTCGATGAGACGCCTTGA
- the LOC113702077 gene encoding agamous-like MADS-box protein FUL-L isoform X1, which produces MGRGRVQLKRIENKISRQVTFSKRRSGLLKKANEISVLCDAEVALIVFSTKGKLFEYSTESSMERILERYERYSYAEKRLSGSGPEQQDNWSVEHPKLMSRIELLQRNIKHYVGEDLDSLSLRELQTLEQQLDTAMRRIRTRKNQVMHESIAELRKKEKTLQEQNSLLAKQIKENDKIVMERLHLIQRSSALVLSEPAPGSVPVPSLAAGSPFQVSGPTGEEDGRRGKNTLMPPWLVRRMS; this is translated from the exons aTGGGTAGAGGTAGGGTTCAGCTGAAGCGGATCGAGAACAAGATAAGCAGGCAAGTGACCTTCTCCAAGAGGAGGTCGGGGTTGCTGAAGAAGGCAAATGAGATCTCTGTCTTGTGTGATGCTGAAGTTGCTTTGATAGTCTTTTCAACCAAAGGAAAGCTCTTCGAGTACTCCACTGAATCAAG TATGGAGAGGATTTTGGAAAGATATGAAAGATACTCATACGCTGAGAAAAGACTCAGTGGTTCTGGCCCTGAACAACAG GATAATTGGTCTGTGGAGCACCCTAAGCTCATGTCTAGGATTGAACTTCTGCAGAGAAACATAAA GCATTATGTTGGGGAGGATCTGGATTCCCTAAGCCTGAGGGAGCTTCAGACTTTGGAGCAACAGCTGGACACTGCTATGAGGCGAATACGAACCAGGAAG AATCAAGTCATGCACGAGTCCATCGCTGAGCTTCGGAAGAAG GAGAAAACATTGCAGGAGCAAAACAGCTTGTTGGCAAAGCAG ATCAAGGAAAACGACAAGATAGTCATGGAGCGCTTGCACTTGATTCAACGCTCATCTGCCCTCGTACTATCCGAGCCTGCTCCAGGCTCGGTGCCCGTCCCATCCTTAGCAGCTGG TAGTCCTTTCCAGGTAAGCGGACCCACAGGCGAGGAGGATGGAAGAAGAGGCAAGAACACGCTCATGCCGCCTTGGCTGGTTCGTCGTATGAGTTGA
- the LOC113702077 gene encoding agamous-like MADS-box protein FUL-L isoform X2 — MGRGRVQLKRIENKISRQVTFSKRRSGLLKKANEISVLCDAEVALIVFSTKGKLFEYSTESSMERILERYERYSYAEKRLSGSGPEQQDNWSVEHPKLMSRIELLQRNIKHYVGEDLDSLSLRELQTLEQQLDTAMRRIRTRKNQVMHESIAELRKKEKTLQEQNSLLAKQIKENDKIVMERLHLIQRSSALVLSEPAPGSVPVPSLAAGPFQVSGPTGEEDGRRGKNTLMPPWLVRRMS; from the exons aTGGGTAGAGGTAGGGTTCAGCTGAAGCGGATCGAGAACAAGATAAGCAGGCAAGTGACCTTCTCCAAGAGGAGGTCGGGGTTGCTGAAGAAGGCAAATGAGATCTCTGTCTTGTGTGATGCTGAAGTTGCTTTGATAGTCTTTTCAACCAAAGGAAAGCTCTTCGAGTACTCCACTGAATCAAG TATGGAGAGGATTTTGGAAAGATATGAAAGATACTCATACGCTGAGAAAAGACTCAGTGGTTCTGGCCCTGAACAACAG GATAATTGGTCTGTGGAGCACCCTAAGCTCATGTCTAGGATTGAACTTCTGCAGAGAAACATAAA GCATTATGTTGGGGAGGATCTGGATTCCCTAAGCCTGAGGGAGCTTCAGACTTTGGAGCAACAGCTGGACACTGCTATGAGGCGAATACGAACCAGGAAG AATCAAGTCATGCACGAGTCCATCGCTGAGCTTCGGAAGAAG GAGAAAACATTGCAGGAGCAAAACAGCTTGTTGGCAAAGCAG ATCAAGGAAAACGACAAGATAGTCATGGAGCGCTTGCACTTGATTCAACGCTCATCTGCCCTCGTACTATCCGAGCCTGCTCCAGGCTCGGTGCCCGTCCCATCCTTAGCAGCTGG TCCTTTCCAGGTAAGCGGACCCACAGGCGAGGAGGATGGAAGAAGAGGCAAGAACACGCTCATGCCGCCTTGGCTGGTTCGTCGTATGAGTTGA